A portion of the Girardinichthys multiradiatus isolate DD_20200921_A chromosome 23, DD_fGirMul_XY1, whole genome shotgun sequence genome contains these proteins:
- the ppid gene encoding peptidyl-prolyl cis-trans isomerase D isoform X1, whose protein sequence is MSHPALSGKPSNPENPRVFFDVDIDGERAGRIVLELFADITPKTAENFRALCTGEKGVGTSTGKPLHFKGCPFHRIIKKFMIQGGDFSNHNGTGGESIYGEKFEDENFHYKHDKMGLLSMANAGPNTNGSQFFITTVPTPHLDGKHVVFGQVLKGIGVVKMLESIETTEDTPVKPCIIADCGEHKDGDSWGAAPTDGTGDAHPDFPEDSDIDFKDVDKVLSAAEDVKNIGNLLFKNQDWKAAVNKYKKALRYLEMSGNQLEEEGEQKKLEPTTVSCFLNTAACKLKLQLWQEALGSCDEALELNQENTKALFRRAQAWQGLKEYDKALGDLKKAQEIAPEDKAIINEMKKVQIKIQEEKEKEKKIYAKMFA, encoded by the exons CTGGCCGAATTGTTTTGGAGCTGTTTGCCGACATCACCCCTAAGACTGCTGAAAACTTCCGGGCACTCTGCACCGGAGAGAAAGGTGTCGGAACATCGACCGGGAAACCACTGCACTTCAAAGGATGTCCGTTCCACAGAA TCATCAAGAAGTTCATGATCCAGGGAGGTGACTTCTCAAACCACAATGGCACAGGGGGTGAGAGCATCTACGGGGAGAAGTTTGAGGATGAAAACTTCCACTACAAG CATGACAAGATGGGACTTTTAAGCATGGCCAATGCAGGGCCCAACACCAACGGCTCACAGTTCTTCATCACCACTGTCCCCACGCCACACTTGGACGGAAAGCATGTGGTCTTTGGACAAGTGTTAAAAGGGATCGGGGTTGTAAAAATGCTAGAGTCCATTGAAACTACAGAGGACACCCCTGTAAAG cctTGCATCATAGCTGACTGCGGTGAACATAAGGACGGGGACAGCTGGGGCGCTGCACCGACTGATGGAACAGGAGATGCCCACCCAGACTTCCCTGAGGACTCAGACATCGACTTTAAAGAT GTTGACAAAGTTCTGTCGGCTGCTGAAGACGTGAAGAATATTGGGAACCTCCTTTTTAAGAACCAAGACTGGAAAGCTGCAGTTAATAAATATAAGAAAGCCCTAAG ATACCTGGAGATGAGTGGAAATCAGCTGGAAGAGGAAGGGGAACAGAAGAAGCTGGAGCCCACAACAGTCAGCTGCTTCCTCAACACTGCAGCCTGTAAACTGAAGCTGCAGCTCTGGCAGGAGGCTCTGGGGAGCTGTGATGAG GCTCTGGAACTAAACCAAGAAAACACTAAGGCACTTTTCCGGAGGGCCCAGGCCTGGCAGGGGTTGAAGGAATATGACAAAGCCCTG GGAGATCTAAAGAAAGCTCAGGAAATAGCTCCAGAAGATAAAG CCATCATCAACGAGATGAAGAAAGTCCAAATTAAAATCCAagaagagaaggagaaagaaaagaaaatctatgCCAAAATGTTTGCTTGA